Genomic DNA from bacterium:
CCGAGCTCGTGGGGATGCCGTTGCCGTAGATCCACGCCGAGACGGTCAGGGGCCCGGGAAGGGTGAGACCGCCGCCCACGTCGATGTAGTCGTCGGTCCCGTCGCACTGGAGGGCCTGGCCGTCGATCCCTCCTCCGAAACCCGCGCCGTTCCGGGCGATCCCGTCGTTGCCTGCCATGCTGGAATCCGTCGCGTCTCCGTTCAGTCGCAGCCACGCCACCAGCGAATCGTCCGAGGAGAAGACATTGACGGCACTCCATTCGGAATAACGGCCGTCGTCAAAAAGTGCCCGGACTTTCCAACGGTAGGTGGTATTCGGGGCCAATGGGTCCACGACCAGGAACAGGCCCGCGATGAGGGCGCTGTTGGGGCATTCGGAGGCGTCGTCGATCTCGGAGGCAGGACCGGTCGTCCGGCAAAGCTCGTAACCCGTCAGGCTCAAGCCCGAGGGGAGCTCGCCGGTTCGCCACAGGAGAAACGCGCGAGTCGGCGGAAGAACGCCCATGTCGGAAGGCCGCAAGGGTCCGGGGACGTACCGGCTCCCCGGAATCAGGGGACCCGCGCCCCCGTCCATCCCGCCCCCTGCGTCATCCGTCAGGCCACCATCCGGTTCGAGCCCCCCATCCCCGTCCAACCCGCCGTCCCCGGCGGCATCCGGCCGGGGGCTGACGATCGCCGACCGGTCCAGAAAGCACCCCC
This window encodes:
- a CDS encoding LamG domain-containing protein, which gives rise to MNLATLMRTCALPLVLSVGSALTGGCFLDRSAIVSPRPDAAGDGGLDGDGGLEPDGGLTDDAGGGMDGGAGPLIPGSRYVPGPLRPSDMGVLPPTRAFLLWRTGELPSGLSLTGYELCRTTGPASEIDDASECPNSALIAGLFLVVDPLAPNTTYRWKVRALFDDGRYSEWSAVNVFSSDDSLVAWLRLNGDATDSSMAGNDGIARNGAGFGGGIDGQALQCDGTDDYIDVGGGLTLPGPLTVSAWIYGNGIPTSSDSGIVNQGTLDYALTSHTDGRVYFYIGDGGNNLSAPVAPSAWHHVLGTFDGTTNPGGMRFYLDAVISGMRASSQATTGASGSLWIGRYNAGYFNGGIDNVTLYNVALSEAAVLNEFCAAQASGGVDPLPAECRP